The proteins below are encoded in one region of Rhodoluna lacicola:
- a CDS encoding tyrosine recombinase XerC: MSTSFAEAIVGFETHLDAGRGYSANTVKAYLIDVQDLAAYLEKQKLSNLEDLELEHIRDWLWQVTQKGATKATVARKSAAVRSFTAWALKSGLTNSDPGLRLRSPKASRTLPKVVSRESLALVFDVLQEKATADNPQGVRDLLAVELLYASGARVSELVGLDLESIDYSRNIMRVMGKGAKQRMIPFGQPARDALDTWIRISRPMLANEKSGRALILNSRGQRIGVRQIYSLVANILEATPTGSAGPHSLRHSAATHLLDGGADLRAVQELLGHASLGTTQIYTHVSIERLRDGYKNAHPRA, from the coding sequence GTGAGCACAAGTTTTGCAGAGGCGATTGTTGGGTTCGAAACGCACCTAGACGCCGGTCGCGGATACTCGGCAAACACTGTGAAGGCTTACCTAATCGATGTGCAAGACCTTGCCGCTTATCTTGAGAAACAGAAGCTTTCCAATCTTGAGGATCTTGAGTTGGAACATATCCGGGATTGGCTTTGGCAAGTCACCCAAAAGGGCGCCACAAAGGCAACCGTTGCAAGAAAGAGTGCGGCAGTCCGGTCTTTTACCGCATGGGCCCTAAAGAGTGGATTAACTAATTCTGACCCAGGCTTGCGACTGCGGTCTCCGAAGGCTAGCCGCACGCTACCTAAGGTGGTCTCGCGTGAGAGCCTTGCCTTGGTTTTTGATGTCCTTCAAGAAAAAGCCACCGCGGACAATCCGCAAGGGGTGCGGGATCTGCTTGCAGTTGAACTTCTTTACGCCAGCGGCGCGCGTGTGAGCGAACTAGTTGGATTAGATCTGGAAAGTATCGACTACAGCCGGAACATAATGCGTGTGATGGGCAAGGGGGCAAAGCAACGAATGATTCCTTTTGGCCAGCCTGCACGAGATGCTCTGGATACCTGGATTCGAATCTCTCGGCCAATGCTGGCGAATGAAAAGAGTGGCCGAGCTCTGATTCTCAATTCGCGCGGCCAAAGAATCGGTGTGCGTCAGATTTACAGTTTGGTTGCGAATATCTTGGAAGCTACGCCAACCGGTTCCGCAGGCCCCCACTCTCTGAGGCACAGCGCGGCTACTCACTTACTGGATGGCGGTGCGGACTTGAGGGCCGTTCAGGAATTGCTTGGCCACGCGAGCCTGGGAACAACCCAGATTTACACCCATGTTTCGATTGAGCGGCTTCGCGATGGTTACAAAAATGCCCACCCTAGGGCCTAG
- a CDS encoding M23 family metallopeptidase, whose protein sequence is MRNLRRSTTLISLMAIGLIVWVQASALAANQLPVGIWNPPLEAPIRLVNQYRQPNSDYSAGHRGVDYLVSDGQAVLAPADGQVWFSGRVANRPLLSLLHDGGYLTEFEPVCTDLARGKRVFAGQAVAQVCQGGVSYLNHCPGAQCMHFSLRSAGAYLSPLIFIGGLNPSRLLPRP, encoded by the coding sequence ATGCGAAATTTACGGCGAAGTACGACCCTAATCAGCCTGATGGCTATCGGGTTGATTGTCTGGGTCCAGGCCTCAGCTCTGGCGGCAAATCAGCTACCGGTCGGCATCTGGAATCCCCCACTTGAAGCACCGATCCGCTTGGTAAATCAGTATCGTCAGCCCAATAGCGACTACTCAGCCGGCCATCGTGGGGTTGACTATCTGGTCTCAGATGGGCAAGCAGTACTGGCGCCCGCGGACGGGCAGGTTTGGTTTTCTGGCCGAGTGGCAAATCGGCCCTTGTTATCCCTGTTGCACGATGGTGGCTACCTGACGGAATTTGAGCCGGTCTGCACGGATCTTGCTCGCGGCAAGAGAGTTTTTGCTGGTCAAGCGGTGGCACAGGTTTGCCAGGGCGGCGTTAGTTATTTGAACCACTGCCCGGGAGCTCAGTGTATGCATTTTTCACTTAGAAGTGCTGGGGCTTATCTCTCGCCGCTGATTTTTATCGGAGGCCTCAACCCAAGCAGGCTACTGCCTAGGCCCTAG
- the rpsB gene encoding 30S ribosomal protein S2: MAVVTIRQLLDSGVHFGHQTRRWNPKMRRFILTDRSGIYIIDLQQSLALIDKAYDFVKETVAHGGSILFVGTKKQAQESIATEALRVGQPYINQRWLGGLLTNFQTIQKRLSRLKELEVMDFTGKTKTGLTKKELLILRREKDKLEKALGGIRNITKTPSAIWVVDTNKEHLAITEAKKLGIPVIGILDTNCDPDEVTIGIPGNDDAIRSVQLLTRVIADAVAEGLIARHSKPEAAAEPLAEWERELLEQGSATGETSAAAETAPAAEAAVEEAK; the protein is encoded by the coding sequence ATGGCAGTAGTAACAATCCGCCAGCTGCTTGACAGCGGCGTGCACTTCGGGCACCAGACCCGTCGTTGGAACCCAAAGATGCGTCGTTTCATTCTGACCGACCGTTCAGGCATCTACATCATTGACCTTCAGCAGTCACTTGCTTTGATCGACAAAGCGTATGACTTCGTAAAGGAGACTGTTGCTCACGGCGGCAGCATCCTTTTTGTTGGTACCAAGAAGCAGGCTCAGGAGTCAATCGCGACTGAAGCACTTCGAGTAGGTCAGCCATACATTAACCAGCGCTGGTTGGGTGGTCTATTGACCAACTTCCAGACAATCCAGAAGCGTCTTTCACGCCTAAAGGAACTAGAAGTTATGGATTTCACCGGTAAGACCAAGACTGGTCTAACCAAGAAGGAACTTCTTATTCTTCGCCGTGAAAAAGACAAGCTAGAGAAGGCACTGGGCGGTATCCGCAACATCACCAAGACTCCATCAGCGATCTGGGTTGTAGACACCAACAAGGAGCACCTAGCAATTACCGAAGCTAAGAAGCTTGGTATTCCCGTAATCGGTATCTTGGACACCAACTGTGACCCAGATGAAGTAACTATCGGTATTCCTGGAAACGACGACGCTATTCGTTCAGTTCAGCTGCTAACCCGCGTTATCGCAGATGCAGTTGCTGAAGGTCTGATTGCACGTCACTCCAAGCCAGAAGCGGCAGCTGAGCCTCTAGCTGAGTGGGAGCGCGAGCTTCTCGAGCAGGGCAGTGCTACTGGTGAAACCAGTGCAGCAGCGGAAACCGCACCAGCAGCAGAGGCTGCAGTAGAGGAAGCAAAGTAA
- the tsf gene encoding translation elongation factor Ts, which translates to MANYTAQDVKALRERSGAGMMDCKSALDEADGNLDKAMEVLRLKGLKGVTKREGRTTSNGLIVARVNGGTGYLIELACETDFVAKAAKFIELADKVADAIAAAGATTLEAALAADLGGKSVQDAINDEAAIMGEKVELRKVGSLKDAAVDAYMHRTSKDLPPQVGVLVAYSGSDAETAHDVAVHIAAFSPSVLKREDVDADVVATERRIAEETARNEGKPEAALSKIVEGRVTGFFKENVLLEQDFAKDTKQTVSKVLENAGVTVSGFLRFRVGA; encoded by the coding sequence ATGGCAAACTACACAGCTCAAGATGTAAAGGCCCTGCGCGAGCGCAGCGGCGCTGGAATGATGGACTGCAAGTCAGCCCTTGATGAGGCTGATGGCAACCTAGACAAGGCGATGGAAGTTCTTCGCCTAAAGGGACTAAAGGGTGTTACCAAGCGCGAAGGCCGCACAACCAGCAACGGTTTGATCGTGGCTCGCGTAAACGGTGGCACTGGTTACCTAATCGAACTTGCTTGTGAGACTGACTTCGTGGCTAAGGCTGCAAAGTTTATTGAGCTTGCTGACAAGGTTGCCGATGCAATCGCAGCAGCGGGCGCCACCACACTAGAGGCGGCTCTTGCAGCTGACCTAGGTGGCAAGAGCGTTCAGGATGCAATCAACGACGAAGCGGCAATCATGGGTGAAAAGGTTGAACTCCGCAAGGTTGGTTCACTAAAGGACGCAGCTGTTGACGCTTACATGCACCGCACCAGCAAGGACCTACCACCGCAGGTTGGTGTTTTGGTTGCTTACTCTGGTTCCGATGCAGAAACCGCTCACGACGTTGCTGTGCACATTGCAGCATTCTCACCAAGCGTTCTAAAGCGCGAAGATGTGGATGCAGACGTTGTTGCAACTGAGCGTCGAATTGCAGAAGAGACCGCGCGCAACGAAGGCAAGCCAGAGGCTGCGCTTTCAAAGATCGTTGAGGGTCGCGTGACCGGCTTCTTCAAAGAGAACGTGTTGCTGGAGCAGGACTTCGCGAAGGACACCAAGCAGACCGTGTCTAAGGTGCTTGAGAACGCAGGCGTGACAGTTTCAGGTTTCCTACGCTTCCGCGTGGGGGCCTAA
- the pyrH gene encoding UMP kinase, with protein sequence MPQKKRRVLLKLSGEAFGGGTLGVNPDIVAEMAKEIAEGAKHAEVAIVVGGGNFFRGAELSQRGMERSRADYMGMLGTVMNALALQDFLEQAGVDVRVQSAITMSQVTETYIPLRAIRHLEKGRVVIFGAGAGLPYFSTDTVSAQRALEIKADEVLVAKNGVDGVYTADPKKDPTATKLETITYQDALIQGLKVVDSTAFSLCMDNKMPMRVFGMQGKGNITDAIKGKKIGTFVTA encoded by the coding sequence GTGCCACAAAAAAAGCGCCGTGTATTGCTAAAACTTTCGGGTGAAGCATTCGGTGGAGGCACCCTGGGTGTCAATCCTGACATCGTTGCCGAAATGGCGAAAGAAATTGCCGAGGGCGCAAAACACGCAGAGGTCGCTATCGTTGTGGGCGGCGGAAACTTCTTTAGAGGTGCCGAACTCTCACAGCGCGGCATGGAGCGATCACGCGCCGACTACATGGGTATGTTGGGCACCGTTATGAATGCGCTAGCCCTTCAAGACTTTTTGGAGCAAGCAGGTGTTGACGTTCGTGTGCAGTCAGCAATCACTATGTCGCAGGTAACGGAGACCTACATTCCTTTGCGCGCGATTCGTCACCTTGAAAAGGGACGTGTCGTAATTTTTGGAGCCGGTGCCGGTTTGCCTTATTTCTCAACCGATACAGTCTCGGCCCAGCGTGCTCTGGAAATAAAAGCCGACGAGGTCCTTGTTGCGAAAAACGGGGTAGATGGTGTTTACACCGCAGATCCTAAGAAAGATCCAACAGCGACGAAGTTGGAAACAATAACTTATCAGGATGCACTGATTCAAGGCCTAAAAGTGGTGGACTCAACAGCTTTCAGCCTATGCATGGACAACAAGATGCCTATGCGCGTCTTTGGCATGCAGGGCAAGGGTAACATCACCGATGCCATAAAGGGAAAGAAAATCGGTACCTTCGTTACCGCCTAA
- the frr gene encoding ribosome recycling factor → MISGIIATAEEKMAKAVESAKEDFAGVRTGRANPQLFQKVMVDYYGTPTPLGQLGQLANPEARTIVITPYDKGALKAIEAALRDMPNLDANPQNDGNLIRVTLPDLTEERRKEYVKLVKAKAEDHRVVVRNLRRKGNDDLAALKKDGEAGDDDIARAEKELDALTKSHVDAIDEALKRKEAELLEV, encoded by the coding sequence ATGATTTCAGGAATTATTGCGACCGCTGAAGAGAAGATGGCAAAGGCAGTTGAGTCTGCTAAGGAAGATTTTGCAGGTGTCCGCACCGGCCGTGCTAATCCTCAGCTATTTCAGAAAGTCATGGTTGATTACTATGGCACCCCAACTCCGCTTGGACAGTTGGGTCAACTAGCAAACCCTGAAGCACGCACGATAGTGATTACCCCTTATGACAAAGGTGCGTTGAAGGCCATCGAGGCGGCATTGCGCGATATGCCGAATTTGGATGCAAACCCACAAAATGACGGAAACCTAATTCGGGTAACCTTGCCGGACCTCACCGAAGAACGTCGTAAAGAGTATGTAAAACTCGTCAAGGCCAAAGCAGAGGATCACCGAGTTGTGGTGCGCAATTTGCGTCGCAAGGGAAACGATGATTTGGCTGCTCTGAAAAAAGATGGCGAGGCGGGCGATGACGACATTGCGCGCGCAGAAAAAGAGCTGGACGCCTTAACTAAGTCACACGTTGATGCAATTGACGAAGCGCTGAAGCGCAAAGAAGCAGAACTACTAGAGGTTTAA
- a CDS encoding phosphatidate cytidylyltransferase, with protein sequence MSTPVTGGRSLSKSVAVGILLGVVFLLSVLIYKELFMVLAAAAAGAGAWELSSALRLKGWYVPRVPAVVGSVLIMPAAFYGGAELQWLVSLSIVAALILWRTVHLLWEAREAPRQAIAHTLRDFAAAAFVVIYLPLMTSFTMLLLRRPDGAEWIITFVVTVSLIDTAGYLVGRKLGRHKLAPGVSPKKTWEGLVASISAGVISAVVFTQIFWGFDWWLGLVLAAVLLLAAVFGDLAESLIKRDLGVKDMSSLLPGHGGIMDRLDSILPSALITYLFAQIFLPL encoded by the coding sequence TTGTCAACACCAGTAACCGGCGGGCGCAGTCTTTCTAAGTCTGTTGCCGTTGGGATTCTGCTCGGAGTAGTTTTTCTGCTGTCGGTTCTTATTTATAAAGAATTGTTTATGGTTTTGGCCGCAGCCGCAGCTGGTGCTGGCGCGTGGGAACTTTCCTCGGCATTGAGGCTCAAGGGCTGGTACGTACCAAGAGTGCCTGCGGTGGTTGGCTCGGTGCTAATCATGCCTGCAGCCTTTTATGGTGGAGCAGAATTACAGTGGCTCGTGTCGCTAAGCATCGTTGCAGCCTTGATTCTGTGGCGCACCGTGCATTTGCTTTGGGAAGCACGCGAAGCGCCAAGGCAGGCGATTGCGCACACATTGCGAGACTTTGCCGCCGCAGCCTTTGTGGTGATTTATCTACCTCTCATGACCAGCTTCACCATGTTGCTGTTGCGCAGACCGGATGGAGCGGAATGGATTATCACCTTCGTGGTGACCGTTTCTCTAATCGATACCGCCGGATACCTGGTGGGTAGAAAGTTAGGCCGCCACAAGCTAGCGCCCGGAGTTAGCCCAAAGAAAACCTGGGAGGGGCTAGTCGCATCAATTTCGGCCGGTGTAATTTCTGCCGTGGTATTCACTCAGATTTTCTGGGGCTTTGATTGGTGGCTTGGTCTAGTTCTCGCCGCAGTGCTATTACTAGCAGCTGTGTTCGGCGATCTAGCTGAGTCTCTGATTAAGCGAGACCTTGGCGTAAAAGACATGAGCAGCCTGCTGCCTGGCCATGGCGGCATCATGGATCGGCTAGATTCAATTTTGCCCTCGGCTTTGATCACCTACCTTTTCGCGCAAATCTTTCTGCCGCTTTAG
- a CDS encoding DivIVA domain-containing protein, producing MSYSFPAAAPNQPGYDKNQVDSFINHARAQYSDPSLEVVTSNQLRNTEFDLVHGGYDITSVDTAMDRLEDAFSAREIQRQKQQRGDGAVQDRLERVKEIVVGRILRPKRKRFSNVGYLLRGYDRKQVDALCEQVSAHLASGTPLQLNTVRRAIFKAKRGGYVESQVDAFIDRVVEILQIEKNR from the coding sequence GTGAGTTATTCCTTTCCGGCGGCTGCCCCAAATCAGCCTGGCTATGACAAAAATCAAGTCGACAGCTTTATTAATCACGCAAGGGCTCAGTATTCTGATCCGTCCCTAGAGGTAGTCACTTCAAATCAGCTGAGAAATACCGAATTTGATTTAGTTCACGGCGGATATGACATAACCTCTGTTGACACTGCGATGGATCGTCTTGAGGACGCATTTTCAGCAAGAGAAATTCAGCGACAGAAACAACAGCGTGGTGATGGAGCTGTACAAGACCGGCTTGAGCGTGTCAAAGAAATCGTGGTTGGTCGAATCTTGAGGCCGAAACGAAAGAGATTTTCAAACGTAGGGTATTTGCTTCGTGGTTACGATCGCAAGCAGGTTGATGCCCTATGTGAGCAAGTTTCAGCGCACTTGGCTTCAGGTACTCCACTGCAACTAAATACTGTGCGTAGGGCAATCTTTAAGGCTAAACGCGGCGGATATGTTGAGAGCCAGGTAGATGCCTTCATTGATCGGGTTGTCGAGATTTTGCAGATTGAGAAAAATCGCTAA
- a CDS encoding HNH endonuclease family protein: protein MRKIAKHRLVALSLIFASASASLAFIDTALAATDTTAIAAVEKLQVKGKAPKTGYERSLFSDGWGDIGSCDARNFILRRDLKSVTLRDSCKVDTGTLKDPYTGKIIRFKYGVGTSSSVQIDHVVALSDAWQKGAQQLSVAKRYAFYNDPLNLLAVDGPTNAIKGDSDASAWLPPNKGYRCPYIARQVAVKLKYKIWVIEAEKAAMKRVLSACPSQKLPIR from the coding sequence TTGAGAAAAATCGCTAAGCACCGTCTAGTTGCACTTTCATTAATCTTTGCGAGTGCCAGCGCTAGCCTTGCCTTTATCGACACGGCTTTAGCGGCAACCGATACAACCGCCATTGCAGCGGTAGAAAAACTCCAGGTCAAGGGCAAGGCGCCCAAGACTGGTTACGAACGCAGCCTGTTCAGCGACGGCTGGGGAGACATAGGGTCTTGCGACGCCCGGAATTTTATTCTTCGACGTGATTTGAAGTCAGTCACTTTACGAGATTCCTGCAAGGTTGACACCGGAACTCTTAAGGATCCGTACACCGGCAAAATTATCAGATTCAAATATGGAGTGGGAACTTCTAGTTCTGTGCAGATTGACCACGTGGTTGCACTAAGTGATGCCTGGCAAAAGGGCGCGCAGCAACTTAGCGTCGCCAAGCGGTACGCGTTCTACAACGACCCGCTGAACCTGCTTGCCGTAGATGGACCAACCAACGCCATTAAAGGGGACAGCGATGCATCCGCCTGGCTACCGCCAAACAAGGGGTATCGGTGTCCGTACATCGCTCGGCAAGTTGCCGTCAAACTTAAATACAAGATTTGGGTGATTGAGGCGGAAAAAGCGGCCATGAAAAGGGTCCTGAGTGCTTGTCCGAGCCAAAAGTTGCCAATTCGCTAG
- a CDS encoding lytic transglycosylase domain-containing protein codes for MSIVDPYSGTMASASTMQVYDYEGGSPEQTYGYASTQKISYSRGGFNIVTGDDAAAMFVEAAGAPESGTAKAYALELLMSMKYGDDQYSCLVKLWERESNWRHTARNKSSGAYGIPQSLPATKMATEGPDYLTNPETQIRWGVKYIKGRYGSPCGALAHSDKLGWY; via the coding sequence GTGAGTATCGTAGATCCATACTCCGGCACCATGGCAAGTGCAAGCACTATGCAGGTATATGACTACGAGGGTGGGTCCCCGGAGCAGACCTACGGCTATGCAAGTACCCAAAAAATCTCATACTCTCGAGGTGGATTTAACATCGTGACCGGTGATGATGCCGCGGCTATGTTTGTTGAGGCGGCCGGTGCCCCTGAATCCGGTACAGCAAAGGCCTATGCGCTGGAGTTGCTGATGTCAATGAAATACGGCGACGACCAGTATTCATGCCTGGTCAAGTTGTGGGAACGTGAGTCAAACTGGCGTCACACAGCTCGAAATAAATCTTCTGGCGCCTACGGTATTCCTCAGTCTCTTCCTGCTACAAAGATGGCTACCGAGGGGCCCGATTACCTTACCAACCCTGAGACTCAAATTCGCTGGGGTGTGAAATACATCAAGGGTCGCTACGGTTCGCCGTGCGGAGCCTTGGCTCACTCCGACAAACTTGGCTGGTACTAA
- a CDS encoding alpha/beta hydrolase, translated as MSAEISIRSSVELPVQREAIDLHTADGLKLVGELATPIGKPPVATLITLHPLPTHGGFMDSHILRKASNRLPELAEIAVLRFNTRGTESPHGKSQGSFGEGVTEQHDVEAAIEFAKSRNLPNLWLVGWSFGTELALKYGHDKDIVGAILLSPPLHRANDDDLDQWAGNHRNLIALVPEHDDYLRPDQARERFSRIPHIDIVGVDGAKHLWVGENATKRVLDEIVLRVNPSRYPLPDSWTPASA; from the coding sequence TTGAGCGCAGAAATCTCGATTAGGTCCAGTGTTGAGCTTCCGGTGCAGCGCGAGGCCATTGATTTGCATACTGCTGATGGACTGAAACTAGTTGGTGAACTGGCAACACCAATTGGAAAACCACCGGTTGCAACACTGATTACCCTGCATCCCTTGCCTACACATGGTGGTTTCATGGACTCGCATATTTTGCGCAAGGCCTCTAATCGATTGCCTGAGTTAGCCGAGATTGCCGTATTGCGATTCAACACCCGTGGCACGGAATCACCCCACGGAAAAAGCCAGGGAAGCTTTGGCGAAGGGGTAACTGAACAACACGACGTTGAAGCAGCTATTGAATTCGCAAAATCAAGAAACTTACCGAACCTATGGCTGGTGGGCTGGTCATTTGGAACCGAACTGGCTCTTAAGTACGGGCACGATAAAGATATCGTCGGCGCAATTTTGCTGTCACCTCCGCTTCACCGAGCAAATGATGATGATTTAGATCAGTGGGCGGGAAATCATCGAAATCTTATCGCGCTGGTTCCGGAGCATGACGACTACCTGCGACCTGACCAGGCCAGAGAGCGTTTCTCGAGAATCCCGCACATCGACATAGTTGGCGTTGATGGCGCCAAACACCTTTGGGTAGGCGAGAACGCAACCAAACGAGTTCTCGATGAAATTGTGCTGCGGGTGAATCCAAGTCGTTATCCGCTTCCGGATAGTTGGACTCCGGCTTCTGCCTAG
- a CDS encoding AI-2E family transporter — MQGNTKISNSFQIGLLGGLGVLTALVIGGAVTTLANIITYVAASIFIALGLEPVVTKISSLGIRRRYAILIVMVSLLGVISFLVAAVFPTLASQTANFIKTAPAFLTGVNQIPFIVKLDSQLGGAISDALSNAGAYLGDSSNWPKMLGGVVQVGLSIFNGFFGALIVIILSLYFMASMKSFKNWLYNLVAASKRDKFSDIAEQIASSVGRYVMSQVTIGVIQSLLVFILLTVTGVPYALVISFIAFLLALIPLVGSVTSAIIASLVALSVSPTTALIVAVVYVIYMQIEAYVITPRIMSRAVEVPGAVVVVAALAGGALLGVLGALVAIPIAASIILIIRQVLVPYQEQR, encoded by the coding sequence ATGCAGGGGAACACAAAAATCTCAAACTCCTTCCAGATAGGTCTTCTGGGTGGGTTAGGCGTGCTTACTGCACTTGTGATTGGCGGTGCGGTCACTACCCTGGCAAACATCATCACCTATGTTGCAGCATCAATCTTTATCGCTCTAGGACTAGAGCCGGTAGTAACGAAAATTTCGAGTCTTGGTATTCGCCGGCGATACGCGATATTGATCGTGATGGTTTCACTACTTGGAGTGATTTCATTTCTAGTGGCCGCGGTATTCCCTACCCTGGCATCGCAAACCGCAAATTTCATCAAAACTGCACCTGCTTTCTTGACCGGCGTAAACCAAATTCCTTTCATTGTGAAACTTGACTCTCAGCTGGGTGGCGCAATTTCAGATGCTCTTAGCAATGCTGGAGCTTACCTTGGTGACTCCAGTAACTGGCCAAAGATGCTTGGTGGTGTTGTTCAAGTTGGATTATCAATCTTCAACGGTTTCTTTGGAGCCCTAATCGTCATAATTCTGAGCCTGTACTTCATGGCTTCGATGAAAAGTTTCAAGAACTGGCTCTACAACTTGGTAGCCGCATCAAAACGCGATAAGTTCTCAGACATTGCAGAGCAAATAGCCAGCTCGGTGGGTCGATACGTTATGAGCCAAGTGACTATCGGTGTAATTCAATCGCTGCTGGTTTTCATCCTGCTGACGGTTACCGGCGTTCCATACGCTTTAGTAATTTCATTTATTGCTTTTTTGCTAGCCCTAATTCCTTTGGTGGGTTCAGTTACTTCCGCAATCATCGCCTCGCTGGTTGCCCTTAGCGTCTCGCCGACGACCGCCCTGATAGTTGCCGTCGTCTATGTGATTTACATGCAGATTGAGGCATACGTGATTACCCCAAGAATCATGAGCCGAGCGGTAGAGGTTCCAGGGGCAGTTGTAGTTGTTGCCGCCCTTGCCGGTGGCGCATTGCTAGGTGTTCTTGGCGCCTTGGTGGCGATTCCGATTGCCGCTTCAATAATCCTGATCATTCGCCAAGTGCTGGTTCCGTACCAAGAACAGCGCTAA
- a CDS encoding DivIVA domain-containing protein, with product MSGEETQFPVVMRGYERGLVDDAILDLRKELMQLSAQNSQLALELKEATKALDEAKATLAETADPTYSGVGARAALILSTAEDQAQNLIQDAQREIERQKKALHEEIDNLRGEAKGYYDSLVAEAQRRSDRILIAARSDYDDMLSQARSEATRLKEESIREAGSIRGAISTEVARMKATAKREIEAQKAAVERDLAERKLLAFRDNTRNLDFEMASSLLTEQARIDLELELTARRQEAEAEYLRKHQEAVAATQRYLDDANAQLSSALTRANAARLEAETLEAAAISINQQTTDAARKKADAIIAAAEAEARSVAVKSSQELEAQINKAKAELDRIKAERESVEVYLRNLRNVLQGTTSNISSNA from the coding sequence TTGTCTGGCGAAGAGACCCAATTCCCCGTAGTCATGCGTGGCTACGAACGCGGCTTGGTTGATGACGCCATTTTGGACCTGCGCAAGGAGTTAATGCAGCTATCGGCCCAGAACTCCCAGTTAGCTCTTGAGCTCAAGGAAGCCACAAAAGCCCTAGACGAAGCCAAAGCCACCCTCGCCGAGACCGCCGATCCCACATATTCGGGAGTAGGGGCTCGAGCAGCCCTTATCTTGAGCACGGCCGAAGACCAGGCGCAAAACCTGATCCAAGACGCCCAAAGGGAGATTGAACGGCAAAAAAAGGCCCTCCACGAGGAAATCGATAACCTCCGAGGAGAGGCCAAGGGATACTACGACTCCCTAGTTGCCGAGGCTCAACGCCGATCCGATCGAATCTTGATTGCGGCAAGAAGCGACTATGACGACATGCTTTCTCAAGCACGCTCAGAGGCTACTCGCCTAAAAGAAGAGTCGATACGTGAGGCCGGTTCAATCCGAGGCGCAATCTCAACCGAGGTGGCGAGAATGAAGGCTACCGCCAAGCGTGAAATCGAAGCTCAAAAAGCAGCCGTCGAGCGCGACCTAGCCGAGCGCAAACTGCTGGCATTCAGAGACAATACCCGCAATCTTGATTTTGAAATGGCCTCGTCCCTGCTAACTGAGCAAGCGCGCATTGATCTGGAACTGGAACTAACCGCTCGTCGTCAAGAGGCAGAGGCAGAATACCTACGCAAGCACCAAGAAGCTGTGGCAGCAACCCAGCGCTACCTTGATGATGCCAACGCCCAACTTTCTTCAGCACTGACTCGCGCTAATGCTGCTCGTCTCGAGGCTGAAACTCTTGAAGCGGCGGCGATTTCCATCAATCAGCAGACCACTGATGCCGCTCGCAAGAAAGCGGATGCGATTATTGCGGCGGCCGAGGCCGAGGCACGATCTGTCGCTGTCAAATCTAGTCAAGAACTAGAAGCGCAGATCAACAAAGCCAAGGCAGAACTAGATCGAATAAAGGCAGAGCGCGAATCCGTGGAGGTTTACCTTCGAAACTTGCGCAACGTACTTCAGGGCACAACCAGCAACATAAGCAGTAACGCTTAA